The segment TAGGCCAGAAAATAATGCATGGAACGGTGTTTTTTGGATTCAAATTACCCTTCCAGGTACCGATACAGGGTGCTTCGAGACACGGGGTAGCGGGACCAGTTGGACGAAAAATATCGGGCCAATTTAAATTTCTCCTTCCAGAAGCACGAAATTCTCATTCAAAAACATTTTCCTCGATCTCCAGGGGGCGTCATCGCCCCTGCTTAACCACCTCGAAGAGGAACCCTCAGACGACCCAGGGGCAAAGCCCGGTGGTCATGGGCAAATCAGGCAAGATCACAGCAGGATCAGGCAAGCCCAGCTGGACTCCACCCCCTACAATGACAGGTGAACAGAACCGTTCGGTACAGGAACGGCCCACATCACACCTCAATGAAAACGGGAGACCAGTATGTCTAAAAAAAGCACGAACAAGCAAGTCTGGATGATCACCGGAGCCGGGCGCGGGCTGGGAATCGATCTCGCCCGAGCAGCACTAAAGGTTGGGCACCTTGTGGTCGCAACTGGACGGAACCCTGAGCAAATCAGGTCTGCCCTCGGGGACCATCAGGACCTGCTGACCATCAAACTCGATGTGACACGCCCCGAAGATGCCCAGGCAGCGGTGGAGGCCACCCTGGAGCGGTTTGGTCGCCTGGATGTGCTGGTCAACAATGCAGGCAACTTTTACGCCGGGTTCTTTGAGGAACTCAGCCCTGAACAGGTGCGCAGCCAGATCGAGACCTTGCTGTTCGGTCCCATGAACGTTGCCAGGGCCGCCTTGCCAGCAATGCGCAGGCAGCGCTCTGGGCTCTTGATCACCCTTTCTTCCACCGCTGGCATTTCTGGAGGGGTGTTCTGCACGGCTTACGCCGCCGCGAAGTTTGGCCTCGAGGGCTGGATGGAATCGCTCACCCCCGAGGTCGCCCCCTTCGGCATCCGCACCATGCTGGTCGAGCCTGGGTTTTTCCGCACTGAACTGCTGACCGAAACGTCCACCACCTACGCCCAGCCCCACATCGACGATTATGCCGAGAAGACCCAGGAGACCATCACGGCCTGGAACGGGATGAACGGCCAGCAGGGTGGAGACCCGGCCAAACTCGCCCACGCGATTGTGCAACTTGCCGCCCAGGATGAGCCCCCGTTTCGCTTCGCCGCTGGTGCCGACGCTGTGAAGGTGTTCGAGCAGAAGGCCAGAGATTTGCTTGCACAAGCAAATGCCCACCGGGCATTGTCCAGCAACCTTGACCACGATCCCCAAACCTCTGCACCCCAATAGGAGATCACAACCATCCGCTGGACAGCATCACCATCATCTACAAAGAGACCAGTTCTGTGCCGACCCTCACCAAGATGGGCACGATCACCTCCAAGCTCAGCGTGTTCGACCATCTCCCCGATCGGGTCAACATGCGCGTCGCACTCCGATAAACCTGTTTCAGTTGCTTCGTAAGATCGAAACTGCTGACCCAACCATCGGCATTCAAGGAGCGAACGGAACACACATGGACATCACCCCGAGTCAGACGAGCAGTGAGTTCCAGGCCACCCTGGCCACCCTGGCTGAACAGGTTGCGAGAAGAACAGGCCGGGCAGAAGATGTCCCGACCGCATGGCCTGCCCTCTCGCTGCATCGCCGCGCGAGGCCGACTCCGGCTGAACCTTGCCTGTACGCTCCCAGCGTGACCCTCGTGATTGGCGGGCAGAAACGGGTGAGCCTCGGGGAGGAGAGCTTCCTGCTCACCCCAGGGCACTTCTTGCTGACCTCAGCA is part of the Deinococcus roseus genome and harbors:
- a CDS encoding SDR family oxidoreductase, yielding MSKKSTNKQVWMITGAGRGLGIDLARAALKVGHLVVATGRNPEQIRSALGDHQDLLTIKLDVTRPEDAQAAVEATLERFGRLDVLVNNAGNFYAGFFEELSPEQVRSQIETLLFGPMNVARAALPAMRRQRSGLLITLSSTAGISGGVFCTAYAAAKFGLEGWMESLTPEVAPFGIRTMLVEPGFFRTELLTETSTTYAQPHIDDYAEKTQETITAWNGMNGQQGGDPAKLAHAIVQLAAQDEPPFRFAAGADAVKVFEQKARDLLAQANAHRALSSNLDHDPQTSAPQ